Genomic segment of Hydra vulgaris chromosome 11, alternate assembly HydraT2T_AEP:
agTTAAGCAGATAAATCAcaaaatcatgtttttaaactgcttttataattaaaataaatatagtatgaaaaataaatactaattttttaatattatttttcataccCAATGTGTTTGATGAGTGAGTTTTACCTTTTAAAAGTtggttatatttatataagtgtataagtttatttaaattttatggaataatttttttaaacaaatgttttataaacataaaaagaacCAAATTACAAACgttatattgtaaaatttacgCAATAGTagtatttaatgaaattaactACAATTATTTAGgggaattttaaatttaatttttttagcccttattaataatatctaatCAAAGTACGACGGAGGTTTGTAATTATTCTAAAAGAAAAGGAAATGaagcttatatttaaaattttcaaacaagaTAACGTGCAAACTACAACACTCGTATTTTACTAGAACACTAGTGTTAAATCATTCAAAGGTAAAATTTATTTCTGGTAAACGCTCAAAACATGCCAGTTACAGTTTTAGACAAccaataaattctaaaaattatgtaataaaaataacaattctattagtTTTACCAAACAGCACCAGCGTAATGAAATTATTGCAAGTTTGTTGTGAACGTTCGAGCACGATCAATGAACGTTCtgtaaatgttttgtaaattgtGTAcacacaattaaaaattaatgttcaGGAAACGTTGCCACGACGCCCAATTAGGTTCGCGTAACGTTCTCTGCAAACGTTACGTTAACTAACTTTTGTGAACTCCGATTTAAAGTTCTTGAACATTCACGAATGTTGAAATATTAATAGCGAACGTTTATTTAACGTTTACTGCAAACATTATCTTAATACCTTTTGAACGTTCAACTCTATTACGAAATTTATAAACTTTGGGAATTTCAATAAACGTTAGGTATAACcaacgtttttattatttttattatttaaccaaACTTATGAATACTTAGGTTAAGATGGAATTTCTGTTTAAACCTACATTTGTTAGATGTTGTGTAATGTAATGCTTTTTTGAACTTACAAAAcccttatttatttaaaagttattaaataagtaCTTAAGTAAAAACTCATTTCCACTTACGTGCGATTTTACCATTTTCAGATTATTTGAGAGCCCatgatttattaattaaatttcaacCATAAGGCACACAATTGGCACACAAGTGGCACACAAttgaagtatttatttaaaataatgatccTATGCagaaaattgcaatgattggaggaTGGGAACAAAAATGCCCCCTAATTTCATTCCCCGCTACCACCCCAAACGTTAAGCGTAACTAGTTGAtagaatgttttttatactattcttaactagacttaaatattaacaataaataaatattaatttttatagtattatgTCTCCgcgtttaaaaataatgaccatataaagtttaaatccccctcaatttgaggaggtaacaaattatatatggtcataattttcgaaGGCTAAGAGATAATACTAAGAAACTTAAATTCGATTGATGATTCTAAGTCTAGTTCAGAAtaacgcaaaaaatattttatcaatttgttgcCCCGCACGTTTGAAGTGGGGTAGGGGGGACGGGGATGAAATTAAAAGGCATTTTTGTTCCCAGCTTCAAATCATCGcaaatttttgcaaagcatcattatATGACATAAGcataaatatacaaatgtttGAAGTTTGTTCCGTGTCTGAAAGTTAGATATTTCTAGAAGTTAGCTGTTTCACTAAAAAATGGTGGACCCATCACTGCAAGTGCACAAATCGTGTTATTCACCTGACTGTGAAGGATATTTTCAATAAGAAAAGTAGGACACTAGATTTCCGTGAAGAAATATGTGATAATGAAATCagttttgaattttcaaaatcagaataagaatataatttaaaagagtttGGAAAAGATGaactataagttgaaaattATGAACAAGACCACTATATCATTATTCAGCCGTATTACGAACAGCccataaaagaaagtttaaaaattggaagtttttaaaaatcaaatattcgAAACTGCGgtaatttgaaacaaaaataatctcACGTGTCACAACTGTCATATTTTGTGATAGTTCATTGAAAACTATCGaataacaatatttgtttttgctAGCGCTatcttttcatttaaacaatacGTTAAACATCAATCTACGCATTTGTACTTGCTTATTTCAAgaatcctataaaaaaaatttagcaataaaaaaatattgaaatcttCATAAATAAGCTCAAGTATTTTCAATGAATAATCAAAAGCAAAAAGTTGACAAGAAAGTTATTATTCTTGGAAACTCAAGTGTTGGTAAATCATGTCTTATTAATCGTTACATGAATGAAACTTTTTCTGAAAACATGCCAAACACTGTAGGCTGCTGCTACTTTTCAAAACAATGGggcaaaaaaaacattgctgTATGGGACACTGGAGGAGAAGAAAGGTATAATGctacaacaaatttttattgtcGTTATGCCCATGCCGTAATACTTTGCTACTTTTTGAATGATCGTTCAAGTTTTGAAGCCATTGATACAAAATTTGTGCCTTTGCTTTCTTCAGTGTCAGAAAATTGTTTGATAGTTTTAGCTGGAACAAAACTTGACTTATTAAATTCATCTTCTGTTAATAATTCGAACCAAAGAGCTGTTTTACCTGAGGAAGCTAGAGCAAAATCACTTGAGTTAACGCAAAGGTTTAATTCTCCTGTTCATCCAAAAGGAAAACTGCCTGTTTTTGAAACAAGTgcaaaagaaaatattcaagTTCACGAATTATTTGAGTTTGTGTTTGACATTTTAGTACATGAAACATGTTCCCAATTAGAACCTGATACTCCAAATAAAACAGTTACTTTAGAAGTCTCTCATTCtaacaaatttgaaaagaaaTGCTGTTAAATGTTTGAAcctatatattgatatataataaactgcaaactaaaaatataataatttacattttttatatacaaaagaaTGATCAACTATTGCAAATGAATTGTCTTTCAACTCTCTATTAAAAGATATGTCGTTTTtcctaagttaaataaaaaaactacattaaaatgtaaatttgcaACAAGaaacgtaacttttaaattaaatgagaataataacttataaaagatGTCTTTCTTAtttccaaaatttaatttttttttgcttgtttgatccttaaattttttttctttttaaagcaaatctaaatgtaattttgttagTATCATGGTTTTAACGCGTAACTATTGAAGTTTAGAAGAGCTATTTTTCTGTGCCACCacttatattataatatttaaatatcgaATTTAATGCTGCTGCTCCTGTTCCATTACTCATATGAACGTGTTTGCACAGAACTCACGGCAGCCGTTAAACCCGAAATATTGGCGAAAAAAAGTAGCAGCggtttttatataagaaaatgtaaaaaaaagtgtatacaaatatctaattcatgcaaacttcaaattatgtaaaattaaaacatttcgcgacgttagaattatcttgttctatctccactttttgaaaaaatcgaatttttatagtttttgaatagttttgcactgtgtttttctattttatttatattgaaaatatataaaacttttaatacggTGTTGCATGCCATAATGCATTGTTCTATCTCCTAAATAagcaaatttgaaaatgttatcTTATTTTAACTCCGATCAACCaatcatatatttacaattacatATTTGTACggaataattttgttgttattgtaatTTTCAAAATGGCAACTAAAAATATTGACCAAAAAATGGAACATGCTCTAAATCAAAGCGAAGgtattttttcacttaattagCGTTATAATTttgccaattttttattttgattatccagaatgcataaaaaacaaaataatttattattcatgCATCCTAGATAATCAAGTAAAAAAGGTAATGgagttttttaatctttagagTCGCTTGGTATTACACCTTTTAGTAGGTCACCCCATGGTGGAATATCTAGAAAACGTAAAGCTGATACGAGTAATTGGAaacaaaatataagaaaaatgcAACGTCAGTCGGGCAAGgcttataaaaattcaaaaggtAAACAAGTGCTTGAAAGATCTATCGCAACGCTAAAAAGTTGCAGAAATTGTAAGTTCAAATGCTCTACTAATATAACTGAGATCGAGCGTCAagttatatttgataacttttgcACCTTAGATGATGAcggtaaaaaacatttttattcaaaaactacCGAAAAACTAGAGAAAAAACGCTGTCGGACAGCTGCTGGTAAAAATTCGAGAAGAAAAATGTCTTATTATTATAGCTTCTTTGTTTCTAATACACAATATAGAGTTTGTAAATCCTACTATCTTTCAACATTGAATATTAGTAGCcaaagaaaattttactttCACAAATTCGCAATCAAAATTTGGAAGACATGTAAAAAAAAGCTTACCCGAAGATTCTAAAAAAGTTGTACGAGACCATATAAATCTTTTCCCAAGAATTGAGGCCCATTATTGCAggaaaaagacatttaaagagTATATGGAAGGATCACTTAATATAGGTAAACTGtatgatctttttaaaatatattatgatgAAAATGACTATATACCAGTAAAAGAACATATGTATCGTTAT
This window contains:
- the LOC100205865 gene encoding ras-related protein Rab-20; this encodes MNNQKQKVDKKVIILGNSSVGKSCLINRYMNETFSENMPNTVGCCYFSKQWGKKNIAVWDTGGEERYNATTNFYCRYAHAVILCYFLNDRSSFEAIDTKFVPLLSSVSENCLIVLAGTKLDLLNSSSVNNSNQRAVLPEEARAKSLELTQRFNSPVHPKGKLPVFETSAKENIQVHELFEFVFDILVHETCSQLEPDTPNKTVTLEVSHSNKFEKKCC